A DNA window from Anastrepha obliqua isolate idAnaObli1 chromosome 5, idAnaObli1_1.0, whole genome shotgun sequence contains the following coding sequences:
- the LOC129248153 gene encoding kunitz-like toxin PcKuz3 yields MQLVRVIGIVFLVLFCALLSVGAINRRVKLCLQAPQSGRCFGYVPSFAYNPIARKCEEFIYGGCGGNDNRFETKRECEFSCRDI; encoded by the exons ATGCAGCTGGTACGCGTAATCGGTATCGTGTTTTTGGTGTTATTTTGTGCTCTGCTATCTGTTGGTGCCATCAATCGCAGAG TAAAACTTTGCTTGCAAGCACCTCAGAGCGGTCGTTGTTTTGGCTATGTGCCCAGCTTTGCCTACAATCCGATCGCGCGCAAATGTGAAGAATTCATCTATGGTGGGTGTGGTGGAAATGATAATCGCTTCGAGACGAAAAGGGAATGTGAATTTAGCTGTCGTGATATTTAA
- the LOC129247524 gene encoding uncharacterized protein LOC129247524, with the protein MTSMKSRAMIGVVFLLCLAIGSYGRARDICLVQPSINGLCVSSTLGIVYDVETQRCKYMGCSSDKKLFATLEDCEKICNNSRHRRLRIKYNNKTNNVNREE; encoded by the exons ATGACCTCAATGAAGTCGCGGGCGATGATCGGTGTGGTGTTCCTGCTTTGTCTGGCCATCGGCAGTTATGGACGTGCAC GTGACATATGCCTGGTACAGCCGTCCATCAATGGACTTTGCGTCTCATCCACTTTGGGTATCGTCTACGACGTGGAAACGCAGCGCTGCAAATATATGGGTTGTAGTAGCGATAAGAAATTATTTGCGACGCTGGAGGATTGTGAAAAAATCTGCAACAATTCACGACATCGTCGCCTACGAattaaatacaacaataaaacgaacaATGTGAATAGAGAAGAATaa